In one window of Microbacterium dextranolyticum DNA:
- a CDS encoding DUF7882 family protein, translated as MGRFNYDGSVKVDFDDRVLAHLQVVITQKLRRGEPFPFTWRNEPSLGDGRTTVWLHPNASLVYKYNGSRQPALNRAWLEALTQAANSTGGLHIVPEPEGVTAGEVLTG; from the coding sequence GTGGGCAGGTTCAATTACGACGGCAGCGTCAAGGTGGATTTCGACGATCGCGTGCTGGCGCATCTTCAGGTCGTCATCACGCAGAAGCTGCGGCGAGGCGAGCCGTTCCCCTTCACCTGGCGCAACGAGCCGAGCCTCGGTGACGGTCGGACGACCGTGTGGCTGCACCCGAACGCGTCGCTGGTGTACAAGTACAACGGCAGCCGTCAGCCGGCCCTGAACCGCGCCTGGCTCGAGGCGCTGACCCAGGCGGCGAACTCCACCGGTGGCCTGCACATCGTCCCCGAACCCGAGGGCGTCACCGCAGGCGAGGTGCTCACCGGCTGA
- a CDS encoding flavin reductase family protein, translating to MTSTPAASSPDQIVPHLSPSAGFSGSLSADEFKALFRGHPGGVAVITADAGEGPVALTATSVASVSADPPLLIFSVSSLSSSAAVLARAETVVVHLLDAQDLDLARIGATSGIDRFDGTRPWSRLVTGEAVYHDVRAWVRCAIIERMDAGGSTVIAAHALQAQLERDVSPGEAGDALVYHNRAWHRLGEHSRIDS from the coding sequence ATGACCTCCACGCCCGCCGCCTCGTCGCCCGATCAGATCGTGCCGCACCTCTCGCCGTCGGCGGGATTCTCGGGCTCGCTGTCGGCAGACGAGTTCAAAGCACTGTTCCGCGGGCACCCGGGCGGCGTCGCCGTGATCACGGCCGACGCGGGCGAGGGCCCCGTGGCGCTCACCGCGACGAGCGTCGCGAGCGTGAGCGCCGATCCGCCCCTGCTCATCTTCTCGGTCTCGTCGCTGTCGTCGTCGGCGGCGGTGCTCGCCCGGGCCGAGACCGTGGTCGTCCACCTGCTCGACGCGCAGGACCTCGACCTCGCCCGTATCGGGGCCACGTCGGGCATCGATCGTTTCGACGGCACCCGCCCGTGGTCGCGGCTGGTCACCGGCGAAGCCGTCTATCACGACGTGCGTGCCTGGGTGCGCTGCGCGATCATCGAGCGGATGGATGCCGGCGGCTCCACCGTCATCGCCGCGCACGCCTTGCAGGCACAGCTCGAACGCGACGTCTCGCCGGGAGAGGCGGGCGACGCGCTGGTCTACCACAACCGCGCGTGGCACCGCCTGGGCGAGCACTCGCGCATCGACTCCTGA
- a CDS encoding fatty acid desaturase family protein codes for MPMAAPASSTLGPVRQTYATAETFPPLARAYTQVSQVAKEMGLLRRAPIFYGAVGAALALALGGCITGFVLLGDSWFQLLIAAALGVVLTQAAFLAHEAAHRQILSSGPANVRLARVLAAGVVGISYSWWDAKHSRHHANPNRVGKDPDIAVDTISFLEEDAAQARGLRRMITRRQGWLFFPLLTLEGLNLHALGIRHLFSREPIKGRALELGLIATRFAILLVPLFLVLPVGMAFAFLGVQLAVFGVYMGASFAPNHKGMPVIAEGARLDFFSKQVRTSRNIRGGWWASALLGGLNYQVEHHLFPSMARPYLAQVRPVVRDFCRTHGVPYTETSLWRSYAIVVDYLNRVGLAARDPFACPVVSEYRRA; via the coding sequence ATGCCCATGGCCGCACCCGCCTCCTCCACCCTCGGACCGGTACGTCAGACCTACGCGACCGCGGAGACCTTCCCGCCGCTGGCGCGCGCGTACACGCAGGTCTCGCAGGTGGCGAAGGAGATGGGGCTTCTGCGTCGGGCCCCGATCTTCTACGGCGCGGTCGGTGCGGCTCTCGCGCTCGCGCTCGGTGGCTGCATCACCGGGTTCGTGCTGCTCGGCGACAGCTGGTTCCAGCTGCTCATCGCCGCGGCGCTCGGTGTCGTCCTCACGCAGGCCGCCTTCCTCGCGCACGAGGCGGCGCACCGGCAGATCCTGTCATCGGGTCCTGCCAACGTCCGGCTGGCACGTGTGCTCGCCGCCGGTGTCGTCGGCATCAGCTACTCATGGTGGGATGCCAAGCACTCTCGGCATCACGCCAACCCCAACCGGGTCGGCAAGGACCCGGACATCGCCGTCGACACCATCTCGTTCCTCGAGGAGGATGCCGCGCAGGCGCGGGGCCTGCGGCGCATGATCACGCGCCGCCAGGGCTGGCTCTTCTTCCCGCTCCTCACCCTCGAGGGGCTCAACCTGCACGCCCTGGGCATCCGCCACCTGTTCTCGCGCGAGCCGATCAAGGGGCGTGCTCTCGAGCTCGGCCTCATCGCGACGCGCTTCGCCATTCTGCTCGTGCCGCTGTTCCTCGTGCTGCCGGTGGGCATGGCCTTCGCGTTCCTGGGCGTTCAGCTGGCTGTCTTCGGCGTGTACATGGGGGCATCGTTCGCTCCCAACCACAAGGGCATGCCGGTCATCGCCGAGGGCGCGAGGCTCGACTTCTTCAGCAAGCAGGTGCGTACCTCGCGCAACATCCGCGGGGGGTGGTGGGCCTCAGCCTTGCTGGGCGGACTCAATTACCAGGTCGAGCACCACCTCTTCCCCAGCATGGCGCGCCCGTACCTCGCGCAGGTGCGACCCGTCGTTCGCGACTTCTGCCGCACGCACGGAGTTCCCTACACCGAGACGAGCCTCTGGCGCTCGTACGCGATCGTGGTCGACTACCTCAACCGCGTGGGACTCGCCGCACGTGACCCGTTCGCGTGCCCGGTCGTCTCGGAGTACCGCCGGGCATGA
- a CDS encoding short chain dehydrogenase: MTKRILIIGAGGTIGRAVSAAARDLGHEVIAASRSTSPAVDLGDEASIDALFAAVGTVDAVVCATGSVPFKPFTELEVADYRRGLESKTLGQIAVVVRGVAAVADGGSFTLTSGILGGVPIATGAAASAVNGALDAFTMAAATGLPRGIRINTVSPNVLVESPGSHRSFPGLIPVPAAVVAQSFIRSIDGVETGRIFPV, from the coding sequence ATGACCAAGCGCATCCTCATCATCGGCGCCGGCGGCACGATCGGTCGCGCCGTCTCGGCCGCGGCGAGAGACCTCGGACACGAGGTCATCGCGGCGTCCCGCTCGACGAGCCCCGCGGTGGACCTCGGGGACGAGGCATCCATCGATGCCCTGTTCGCCGCGGTCGGCACGGTCGACGCCGTCGTCTGCGCCACGGGAAGCGTGCCGTTCAAGCCGTTCACCGAGCTGGAGGTCGCCGACTACCGCCGAGGGCTCGAGAGCAAGACCCTCGGCCAGATCGCCGTCGTCGTGCGCGGCGTCGCCGCCGTCGCCGACGGCGGGTCGTTCACCCTCACGAGCGGGATCCTCGGCGGCGTTCCCATCGCGACCGGAGCAGCCGCCTCGGCCGTCAACGGCGCCCTCGACGCGTTCACGATGGCCGCCGCGACCGGGCTCCCCCGCGGCATCCGGATCAACACGGTCAGCCCGAACGTCCTCGTCGAATCCCCGGGGTCCCACCGCAGCTTCCCCGGTCTCATCCCCGTGCCCGCCGCCGTCGTCGCGCAGAGCTTCATCCGTTCGATCGACGGCGTCGAGACCGGCCGCATCTTCCCCGTGTGA
- a CDS encoding PhzF family phenazine biosynthesis protein, whose protein sequence is MTDTDVLRYAAFTTRPDGGNPAGVVPDARGLSDSEMQRIAAEVDFAETAFVTSVGAGRARIRYFSPIAEVPFCGHATVAAAISLAEDGRAGDDGVIEFVTPVGPVRIEVARDDDGLRATFTSVPPTVRALPEADLDEILGLLGLARQDLDPDLPPRIADAGNPHPLIALAAESVFDGFGFDPDAVRALMDARGWPATIAVVHRTDATRFAARNLFPVGRITEDPATGSAAAALGAYLRVQAAVPVPGRIEIAQGRHVGRPGVLHVEIPATGGIRVSGHAVRMG, encoded by the coding sequence ATGACCGACACGGACGTCCTGCGCTACGCCGCCTTCACCACCCGGCCGGACGGCGGCAACCCCGCCGGTGTCGTGCCGGATGCCCGGGGTCTCAGCGACAGCGAGATGCAGCGGATCGCCGCCGAGGTCGACTTCGCCGAGACCGCGTTCGTGACGAGCGTCGGGGCGGGGCGGGCGCGCATCCGCTACTTCTCCCCGATCGCCGAGGTGCCCTTCTGCGGGCATGCCACGGTCGCCGCCGCGATCTCCCTCGCCGAGGACGGCCGAGCCGGCGATGACGGCGTCATCGAGTTCGTCACCCCGGTCGGTCCGGTCCGCATCGAGGTCGCGCGCGACGACGACGGCCTGCGCGCGACCTTCACCAGCGTGCCACCGACGGTCCGCGCACTACCCGAGGCCGACCTCGACGAGATCCTCGGGCTGCTGGGCCTCGCGCGCCAGGACCTCGACCCGGATCTGCCTCCCCGCATCGCCGACGCCGGGAACCCCCACCCGCTCATCGCGCTCGCCGCCGAGAGCGTCTTCGACGGCTTCGGCTTCGATCCCGACGCCGTCCGCGCGCTGATGGATGCCCGCGGCTGGCCGGCCACGATCGCCGTGGTCCATCGAACCGACGCCACGCGGTTCGCCGCACGCAACCTCTTCCCCGTCGGGCGCATCACCGAGGACCCCGCCACCGGCTCGGCCGCAGCCGCGCTCGGCGCGTATCTGCGGGTGCAGGCCGCCGTGCCCGTCCCCGGACGCATCGAGATCGCGCAGGGCCGTCACGTCGGCAGGCCCGGTGTGCTGCACGTCGAGATCCCCGCCACGGGAGGCATCCGCGTCTCGGGACACGCCGTCCGAATGGGCTGA
- a CDS encoding O-acetylhomoserine aminocarboxypropyltransferase/cysteine synthase family protein, which produces MTATNPDRAAAPATSSSTPSGASRGFATEQVRRGYTPGTPQNAVATPIYQTTAYEFASLQDAADIFALRKAGNLYSRAANPTQLVFEERVSALEGGTAAVAVASGQAAVAVALLALAKNGEHIVAAQQLYGGTVDLFQETFAEWGIEVDFVDQDDPQAWRAAIRPTTRALFAESVTNPTAQVLDVQLVADIAHAAGVPLVIDNTVATPYLQRPGAHGADIVVHSATKYLGGHGTSMGGVVVDIGSFDFGAEPDRWPQLTRPYARIPGVTLWERFGADGQALAVLIKTKYVHDLGPSLSPFNSFQLLQGLETLDLRMGRHAASALAVARFLDGHPDVAVVHHPGLEGNPWADAARTYLPQGIPAVFSFDVASTGDAAADLARVHRVVDGLSLVKLVANIGDARSLVAHPASMTHSHLSPAQLADAGISPRTVRLSIGLEDPADLIADLDQALRRS; this is translated from the coding sequence ATGACCGCGACGAACCCCGACCGCGCCGCCGCACCCGCCACCTCCTCGAGCACGCCTTCGGGCGCCTCTCGGGGCTTCGCGACCGAGCAGGTGCGCCGCGGCTACACTCCGGGCACGCCGCAGAACGCCGTCGCGACGCCGATCTATCAGACCACCGCGTACGAGTTCGCCTCGCTGCAGGACGCGGCCGACATCTTCGCCCTGCGCAAGGCGGGAAACCTCTACAGCCGCGCGGCGAATCCCACCCAGCTCGTCTTCGAGGAGCGTGTGTCCGCCCTCGAGGGGGGCACCGCCGCGGTCGCGGTCGCCTCGGGACAGGCCGCGGTCGCCGTTGCGCTCCTCGCCCTCGCCAAGAACGGCGAGCACATCGTCGCGGCGCAGCAGCTCTACGGCGGCACGGTCGACCTCTTTCAGGAGACGTTCGCCGAGTGGGGCATCGAGGTGGACTTCGTCGACCAGGACGATCCGCAGGCCTGGCGTGCCGCGATCCGCCCGACGACGCGGGCCCTGTTCGCCGAATCCGTCACCAACCCCACCGCGCAGGTCCTCGACGTGCAGCTGGTCGCCGATATCGCCCACGCCGCCGGTGTGCCGCTCGTGATCGACAACACGGTCGCGACGCCGTATCTGCAGCGCCCCGGCGCGCACGGCGCCGACATCGTCGTGCACTCGGCGACCAAGTACCTCGGCGGCCACGGCACCTCGATGGGCGGGGTGGTGGTCGACATCGGATCGTTCGATTTCGGTGCCGAGCCCGATCGGTGGCCCCAGCTGACCCGTCCCTACGCCCGCATCCCCGGGGTGACCCTGTGGGAGCGGTTCGGTGCGGACGGCCAGGCGCTCGCCGTCCTCATCAAGACGAAGTACGTGCACGACCTCGGGCCGTCGCTGTCGCCGTTCAACTCGTTCCAGCTGCTGCAGGGACTCGAAACGCTGGACCTGCGGATGGGGCGTCATGCGGCATCCGCCCTCGCCGTCGCGCGGTTCCTCGACGGGCACCCCGACGTCGCCGTCGTGCACCACCCGGGTCTGGAGGGCAACCCCTGGGCTGATGCGGCGCGGACCTACCTGCCGCAGGGCATCCCCGCGGTGTTCTCGTTCGATGTGGCCTCGACCGGTGACGCCGCGGCCGACCTCGCGCGCGTGCATCGCGTCGTCGACGGGCTGAGCCTCGTGAAGCTCGTCGCCAACATCGGCGACGCCCGCTCGCTCGTCGCGCACCCGGCGTCGATGACCCACAGCCATCTCAGCCCCGCACAGCTCGCCGACGCGGGGATCTCGCCACGGACGGTGCGCCTGTCGATCGGGCTGGAAGACCCGGCCGACCTCATCGCCGATCTCGATCAGGCGCTGCGCCGCTCGTGA
- a CDS encoding Gfo/Idh/MocA family protein gives MNEQLRIAIIGAGAMGRDHVRYVQDDPQTVLVALADPMPETEAYAASLGVPWYADHVEMLDAVRPDGVIIASPNRLHLPMARDVIARGIPVLVEKPISDDLDDARAFAAEAREQGAKVLIGQHRRHNPKVRRAKEIIDSGVLGRIVTVSMHYAIYKPDTYYDIPWRRQKGAGPILVNMVHDVDLMRYLIGEPEQIQGMAANAARGFEVEDSAVVNVRFAGGALGSLTLSDAAASPWNWEATARENPFFAPFDTDAYLIMGTRGSLSLPRLQLFTYADGVSDWTAPLTCEIQGVREGLPHRLQLVHFAGVIRGEEQPIVTPEDAIRTLDVLNAVKAAAENGESITLS, from the coding sequence ATGAACGAACAGCTCCGCATCGCTATCATCGGCGCCGGCGCCATGGGCCGCGACCACGTCCGCTACGTCCAGGACGATCCGCAGACGGTGCTCGTCGCGCTCGCCGACCCCATGCCGGAGACCGAGGCGTATGCCGCATCGCTCGGCGTCCCCTGGTATGCGGACCACGTCGAGATGCTCGACGCCGTCCGACCCGACGGCGTGATCATCGCGTCGCCGAACCGTCTGCATCTGCCGATGGCGCGTGACGTCATCGCCCGGGGCATCCCCGTTCTCGTCGAAAAGCCCATCAGCGACGACCTCGACGACGCACGCGCCTTCGCGGCCGAGGCCCGCGAGCAGGGCGCGAAGGTGCTCATCGGTCAACACCGTCGGCACAACCCCAAGGTGCGTCGGGCGAAGGAGATCATCGACTCGGGCGTGCTGGGGCGGATCGTCACGGTGTCGATGCACTACGCGATCTACAAGCCCGACACCTACTACGACATCCCGTGGCGGCGTCAGAAGGGCGCCGGCCCGATCCTGGTGAACATGGTCCACGACGTCGACCTGATGCGGTATCTCATCGGCGAGCCGGAGCAGATCCAGGGCATGGCGGCGAATGCGGCCCGCGGTTTCGAGGTGGAGGACTCCGCCGTCGTCAACGTGCGGTTCGCGGGCGGCGCGCTCGGCTCGCTGACGCTGTCGGATGCCGCGGCGTCGCCGTGGAACTGGGAGGCGACGGCGCGGGAGAACCCGTTCTTCGCCCCCTTCGACACGGACGCGTACCTCATCATGGGGACGCGCGGATCGCTCTCGTTGCCGCGCCTGCAGCTCTTCACCTACGCCGACGGCGTCTCGGACTGGACCGCGCCGCTCACGTGCGAGATCCAGGGAGTGCGAGAGGGCCTGCCGCACCGTCTGCAGCTCGTGCACTTCGCCGGGGTCATCCGGGGCGAGGAGCAGCCGATCGTGACGCCGGAGGACGCGATCCGCACGCTCGACGTGCTGAACGCGGTCAAGGCCGCCGCCGAGAACGGCGAGAGCATCACTCTCTCCTGA
- a CDS encoding trans-sulfuration enzyme family protein, with translation MTRPDKHDPASLAFATQAVHSGNRIDQGTGAIRTPIVMANSYALPDDPSELGWSDTDVPIYTRNSGVNQIALQQKLAALEGGEDAVALASGVAALHAVFFTLLRSGDHVVVGDVTYEATWRLFSELLPERYGITATFVDSADPAAVRAAIRPETRLVHVETIGNPTTKVTDIAAVARIAHDAGALLSVDSTFTPPPLYRPLADGADLVAHSLTKYINGHGDAMGGAVIGRHDLIARIKADAMVDVGGVISPFNAWLIQRGSSTLPLRMRQHLSTAERLARVLDDDPRIAFVAYPGLPSHPQHEIAARQFGGRGFGAMLAFAVEGDTDAQNRFVAALRVITSAVSLGHDESLIVHIGRSGARTAAYPEPFRQYGHLRFSVGLEDPSDLEADLRAALDATFA, from the coding sequence ATGACGCGGCCCGACAAGCACGACCCCGCCAGCCTCGCCTTCGCGACGCAGGCGGTCCATTCCGGCAACCGCATCGATCAGGGCACGGGCGCCATCCGGACCCCGATCGTGATGGCGAACTCCTACGCCCTTCCCGACGACCCGTCCGAGCTCGGCTGGTCCGACACGGACGTCCCGATCTACACCCGCAACTCCGGCGTGAACCAGATCGCTCTGCAGCAGAAGCTCGCGGCGCTCGAGGGCGGTGAGGATGCCGTCGCCCTGGCATCCGGCGTCGCGGCGCTGCACGCGGTCTTCTTCACCCTCCTCCGCTCGGGCGACCACGTCGTGGTCGGCGACGTGACCTACGAGGCGACCTGGCGGCTGTTCTCCGAGCTGCTGCCGGAGCGCTACGGCATCACTGCGACTTTCGTGGACTCGGCCGATCCGGCCGCGGTGCGCGCGGCGATCCGCCCCGAGACGAGGCTCGTCCACGTCGAGACGATCGGCAACCCCACGACGAAGGTGACCGACATCGCGGCCGTCGCACGCATCGCGCACGATGCCGGCGCGCTGCTGTCGGTCGATTCGACGTTCACCCCTCCGCCGCTCTACCGCCCCCTCGCCGACGGGGCGGACCTCGTCGCCCATTCGCTGACGAAGTACATCAACGGTCACGGCGACGCGATGGGGGGCGCCGTGATCGGGCGACACGACCTCATCGCGCGGATCAAGGCGGACGCGATGGTCGACGTGGGCGGTGTCATCTCGCCGTTCAACGCCTGGCTCATCCAGCGTGGCTCGTCGACCCTGCCGCTGCGCATGCGCCAGCATCTGAGCACGGCGGAACGGCTCGCGCGGGTGCTCGACGACGATCCTCGGATCGCCTTCGTCGCCTACCCCGGGCTGCCCTCGCATCCGCAGCACGAGATCGCCGCCCGCCAGTTCGGCGGTCGCGGCTTCGGGGCGATGCTGGCGTTCGCCGTCGAGGGCGACACCGACGCGCAGAACCGCTTCGTCGCGGCGCTGCGCGTCATCACCTCCGCGGTGTCGCTGGGCCACGACGAGTCACTGATCGTGCACATCGGAAGATCGGGCGCGCGCACAGCCGCCTACCCCGAACCGTTCCGACAGTACGGTCATCTGCGGTTCTCCGTCGGGCTGGAGGACCCGTCCGACCTCGAGGCCGACCTGCGCGCGGCCCTGGATGCCACCTTCGCCTGA
- a CDS encoding ROK family protein → MSLALAIDLGGTKVEAALVDEEGRILAGTRTREATGAAAASDRSVLERALSAVIARCRALPEWSQVTAAGIGSAGPIDIGAGTIAPINLPAAHGMPIVAFVAEQSGLENVALRLDGTCIALAELWLGAAHGTSDAIVFVVSTGVGGGIVSGGRLVAGASGNAGHIGQVVVSEIVDGDAAASTVEQLASGPHIVAWARAQGWAGSTGEELADAYRRGDELARAAVARSARAIGVGLAGAATLLDLELAVVGGGFSFVADDFTEQIEASVRAAAVNAYAANLRVVRAGLGGDAPLIGAAALVHRSDLL, encoded by the coding sequence ATGTCACTCGCGCTCGCGATCGACCTCGGCGGCACGAAGGTCGAAGCGGCCCTCGTCGATGAGGAGGGACGCATCCTCGCCGGCACACGCACCCGCGAGGCCACCGGCGCCGCCGCCGCATCCGATCGGTCCGTTCTCGAACGTGCCCTCAGCGCGGTCATTGCACGGTGCCGCGCGCTGCCGGAGTGGTCGCAGGTGACCGCCGCCGGCATCGGTTCGGCCGGCCCCATCGACATCGGCGCCGGGACGATCGCCCCCATCAACCTGCCCGCGGCGCACGGCATGCCGATCGTCGCGTTCGTCGCCGAGCAGTCGGGGCTGGAGAACGTCGCCCTCCGCCTCGACGGCACGTGCATCGCCCTTGCGGAACTGTGGCTCGGCGCAGCCCACGGCACGTCGGACGCCATCGTCTTCGTCGTCTCGACGGGCGTCGGCGGCGGGATCGTGTCGGGTGGACGCCTCGTCGCAGGGGCATCCGGGAACGCCGGCCACATCGGTCAGGTGGTCGTCAGCGAGATCGTCGACGGCGATGCGGCCGCCTCCACCGTCGAGCAGCTCGCGTCGGGCCCGCACATCGTCGCCTGGGCCCGCGCGCAGGGCTGGGCCGGTTCGACCGGCGAAGAGCTCGCCGACGCGTATCGCCGCGGCGACGAGCTCGCCCGCGCCGCGGTCGCCCGCTCGGCGCGAGCGATCGGAGTGGGACTCGCGGGCGCCGCGACGCTGCTCGACCTCGAGCTCGCCGTCGTCGGCGGCGGCTTCTCGTTCGTCGCCGACGACTTCACCGAGCAGATCGAGGCATCGGTGCGCGCCGCGGCGGTCAACGCGTACGCGGCGAACCTCCGTGTCGTGCGCGCCGGTCTCGGCGGCGACGCCCCCCTCATCGGCGCCGCGGCGCTCGTGCACCGCAGCGACTTGCTCTGA
- a CDS encoding DUF7882 family protein — MGTIYYGGSATPIHIDDRALSHLKVVIATKLRRGESFTVSWPHPDDEPGGRSTIWVHPSIALRFVFDDPEPVELNRSWIETLAQSANSSGGIMLVAEQIEAAPAEPADNAPQTVDVAD, encoded by the coding sequence ATGGGCACCATCTATTACGGAGGCTCGGCGACGCCGATCCACATCGATGATCGGGCGCTGTCGCATCTCAAAGTCGTCATCGCGACCAAGCTCCGCCGCGGCGAGAGCTTCACCGTCTCATGGCCGCATCCCGACGACGAACCCGGCGGGCGCAGCACCATCTGGGTCCATCCGTCCATCGCGCTCCGATTCGTCTTCGACGACCCCGAGCCGGTCGAGCTGAACCGCTCGTGGATCGAGACCCTCGCACAGTCCGCGAACTCCTCGGGCGGCATCATGCTGGTCGCCGAGCAGATCGAGGCGGCACCCGCGGAGCCGGCCGACAACGCGCCGCAGACCGTCGACGTCGCCGACTGA
- a CDS encoding GTP pyrophosphokinase yields MSTRGGDLSVSFGGDVATFSTEELRSMRDELQRFLLEYQFGLREVETKLVILRDEFQLTHDYNPIEHVSSRVKTADSLVDKIARKGIEPTFDAIRTGVTDIAGIRVTTSFTRDAYRLFDLLTGQDDISVRLVKDYISDPKPNGYKSLHAIVEVPVFLSTGRVEVPVEVQFRTIAMDFWASLEHKIYYKYDGAVPDGLLAELKDAADSAALLDARMERLHEQLHGPNHVVHAI; encoded by the coding sequence ATGAGCACCCGTGGCGGAGATCTCTCCGTGTCGTTCGGCGGCGACGTCGCGACATTCTCGACCGAAGAACTCCGTTCGATGCGCGACGAGCTGCAGCGGTTCCTCCTCGAGTACCAGTTCGGACTGCGCGAGGTCGAGACGAAGCTGGTCATCCTGCGCGACGAGTTCCAGCTCACGCACGACTACAACCCGATCGAGCACGTATCCAGCCGCGTGAAGACGGCCGACAGCCTCGTGGACAAGATCGCCCGCAAGGGCATCGAGCCGACCTTCGATGCGATTCGCACGGGCGTCACCGACATCGCCGGGATCCGGGTCACGACGAGCTTCACCCGCGATGCGTATCGCCTGTTCGACCTGCTGACCGGACAGGACGACATCTCCGTGCGCCTGGTCAAGGACTACATCTCCGATCCCAAGCCGAACGGATACAAGAGCCTGCACGCGATCGTGGAGGTGCCGGTGTTCCTCTCCACGGGCAGGGTCGAGGTGCCCGTCGAGGTGCAGTTCCGCACGATCGCGATGGACTTCTGGGCCAGCCTCGAGCACAAGATCTACTACAAGTACGACGGCGCCGTCCCCGACGGGCTGCTGGCGGAGCTCAAGGATGCCGCCGACTCGGCCGCCCTGCTGGATGCGCGGATGGAACGCCTGCACGAGCAGCTGCACGGCCCGAATCACGTCGTCCACGCCATCTGA
- a CDS encoding L-lactate MFS transporter, which translates to MSSVSRPNNPARWGVLGAAFIVLFFVSSIALFSVFLNPLAQKNDWTPVDVTLSFSIFQTVMAVTGIFSGRISDRVGPRAVLLLGGLLFGIGWFFTGLVTALPMLYLVHGVIAGMGNGLVYNPALTTAQRWFPDMRGKASGLLLGGAAIGPALLAPAANALLGAMGLTGALMTLGVVFWIAISLGGLFVRPVPVGYAPQGAPAAATADGGVDWRGMLSSGRFYLMLALFAAAATGGTMLVGAVSAIAQKQIGDVGTMAAAAFGALMVSVSTIANFAGRLSFGALYDRIGPYRSLLIMLSGTLAAMLLLTIATAPALFVVCIVMLGFTFGALLVIYPPLTGETFGTKNLGVNYGIMFLGYAIGAWIGPRLATSLFSDETGYRNAFFAASAICAVGLVLVFVLKATASRTRGTASVVPAPSASVGVE; encoded by the coding sequence ATGTCCTCCGTCTCCCGTCCGAACAATCCCGCGCGATGGGGGGTGCTCGGAGCCGCCTTCATCGTGCTGTTCTTCGTCTCGTCGATCGCGCTCTTCAGCGTCTTCCTCAACCCGCTGGCGCAGAAGAACGACTGGACACCGGTCGACGTGACACTGTCGTTCTCCATCTTCCAGACGGTGATGGCCGTCACGGGCATCTTCTCGGGCCGGATCAGCGACCGCGTCGGTCCGCGTGCGGTGCTGCTGCTGGGCGGTCTGCTCTTCGGCATCGGCTGGTTCTTCACCGGTCTGGTCACCGCGCTGCCGATGCTCTATCTCGTCCACGGTGTCATCGCCGGAATGGGCAACGGCCTGGTCTACAACCCCGCATTGACGACGGCGCAGCGCTGGTTCCCCGACATGCGCGGCAAGGCCTCCGGTCTGCTGCTCGGCGGCGCCGCCATCGGGCCGGCCCTGCTGGCTCCCGCCGCCAACGCGCTGCTGGGCGCGATGGGGCTCACCGGCGCCCTGATGACCCTCGGGGTCGTGTTCTGGATCGCGATCAGCCTCGGCGGGCTGTTCGTGCGCCCCGTTCCCGTCGGCTACGCCCCCCAGGGTGCTCCGGCGGCGGCGACCGCCGACGGAGGAGTCGACTGGCGCGGCATGCTGTCGTCCGGTCGCTTCTACCTGATGCTCGCGCTGTTCGCCGCCGCCGCGACCGGTGGCACCATGCTGGTGGGGGCCGTCTCGGCCATCGCGCAGAAGCAGATCGGCGATGTGGGAACGATGGCCGCGGCCGCCTTCGGCGCACTGATGGTGTCGGTGTCGACGATCGCGAACTTCGCCGGGCGCCTCAGCTTCGGCGCACTGTACGACAGGATCGGCCCCTACCGCAGCCTGCTCATCATGCTCTCCGGCACGCTGGCGGCCATGCTCCTGCTCACGATCGCGACCGCCCCGGCACTGTTCGTCGTCTGCATCGTGATGCTCGGATTCACCTTCGGCGCGCTCCTGGTGATCTACCCGCCCTTGACGGGAGAGACGTTCGGCACGAAGAACCTCGGCGTGAACTACGGGATCATGTTCCTCGGCTACGCCATCGGCGCCTGGATCGGACCGCGTCTGGCGACCTCGCTGTTCTCCGACGAGACGGGGTACCGCAACGCCTTCTTCGCCGCATCCGCGATCTGCGCCGTCGGACTGGTCCTGGTCTTCGTACTGAAGGCGACCGCGTCCCGCACCCGCGGCACCGCTTCCGTGGTGCCTGCCCCGTCGGCATCGGTCGGCGTCGAGTGA